The following proteins are encoded in a genomic region of uncultured Vibrio sp.:
- the ftsY gene encoding signal recognition particle-docking protein FtsY, with amino-acid sequence MTEKKKRGLLSWLGFGDEEQNQQPKTEETVQEEAVQEEAVESAAEERLTEEVAEPAEEKNVVEEEPEKAEAAEAEAEAEAEAEAEAPEVPVVPRVQEQEKPTESFFARLKRSLSRTKANIGAGFFGLFSGKKIDEDLFEELEEQLLIADVGMNTTTKIINNLTEKASRGDLKDGEALYGLLKEEMADILSKVEQPLEIDTSKTPYVILMVGVNGVGKTTTIGKLAKQFQNQGKKVMLAAGDTFRAAAVEQLQVWGERNNVPVIAQHTGADSASVIYDAIEAAKARGVDVVIADTAGRLQNKANLMEELRKIIRVMKKIDDSAPHEIMLTLDAGTGQNAISQAKLFSDVSPITGITLTKLDGTAKGGVIFSIADQFGIPIRYIGVGEGIEDLRPFETQEFIDALFSREE; translated from the coding sequence ATGACGGAAAAAAAGAAGCGCGGATTACTTTCGTGGCTAGGTTTTGGTGATGAAGAGCAAAACCAACAACCAAAAACTGAAGAAACAGTTCAAGAAGAAGCAGTTCAAGAAGAAGCAGTGGAATCTGCTGCTGAAGAGCGACTTACCGAAGAGGTTGCTGAGCCAGCAGAAGAAAAAAACGTAGTTGAAGAAGAGCCTGAAAAGGCTGAGGCTGCAGAAGCAGAAGCAGAAGCAGAAGCAGAAGCAGAAGCAGAAGCGCCTGAAGTGCCAGTTGTTCCTCGCGTTCAAGAGCAGGAAAAACCAACAGAGAGCTTCTTTGCGCGTCTAAAGCGTAGCTTAAGCCGTACCAAAGCCAACATCGGCGCAGGCTTCTTTGGTTTGTTCAGCGGTAAAAAAATCGATGAAGACCTGTTTGAAGAGCTGGAAGAGCAACTGCTTATCGCTGATGTGGGGATGAATACCACAACAAAAATTATCAACAACCTGACAGAAAAAGCATCTCGCGGCGATCTTAAAGACGGCGAAGCCCTTTACGGCTTGTTGAAAGAAGAAATGGCAGACATTCTATCTAAAGTAGAACAGCCTCTAGAGATCGATACCAGTAAAACGCCTTACGTTATCTTAATGGTTGGCGTAAATGGCGTGGGTAAAACCACCACTATTGGTAAATTGGCAAAGCAGTTCCAGAACCAAGGTAAGAAAGTGATGTTGGCTGCCGGCGATACTTTCCGTGCAGCTGCGGTAGAACAGCTTCAAGTATGGGGTGAGCGCAACAACGTTCCTGTGATTGCTCAGCACACTGGTGCTGACAGTGCTTCTGTTATCTATGATGCGATTGAAGCGGCAAAAGCACGTGGTGTGGATGTGGTGATCGCTGACACGGCAGGCCGTCTGCAAAACAAAGCGAACCTGATGGAAGAGTTACGCAAGATTATACGTGTGATGAAGAAGATTGATGACTCTGCACCACACGAGATCATGCTGACACTTGATGCCGGGACTGGTCAAAATGCGATCAGCCAAGCGAAGCTTTTCAGTGACGTTTCACCTATCACTGGTATTACATTAACTAAGCTGGATGGTACAGCGAAAGGTGGCGTCATCTTCTCTATTGCTGATCAGTTTGGTATTCCAATCCGCTACATTGGTGTCGGTGAAGGTATCGAAGATTTGCGTCCTTTTGAAACTCAAGAGTTCATTGACGCACTATTCAGCCGCGAAGAGTAA
- the ftsE gene encoding cell division ATP-binding protein FtsE — translation MIKFQQVSKAYRGGRQALQKVDFHLRRGEMAFLGGHSGAGKSTLLKLICAIERPTDGTIHFNDHDITRISNRDIPFLRRNIGIVFQDHRLLMDRSVYDNVALPMRIESISENEIKRRVSASLDKTGLLDKARCLPSQLSGGEQQRVGIARAVVNRPTLLVADEPTGNLDPELSNRVLRLFEEFNRAGVTILLATHDIGLVNTRPQYRHFELNQGFLSEVEDYGR, via the coding sequence GTGATCAAATTTCAGCAAGTGAGTAAAGCTTACCGAGGTGGTCGACAAGCACTGCAAAAAGTTGACTTTCACCTAAGGCGCGGAGAGATGGCGTTTTTGGGCGGGCATTCTGGCGCTGGTAAAAGTACCTTGCTGAAACTGATCTGTGCGATTGAGCGTCCGACTGATGGCACCATTCATTTTAATGATCATGACATCACTCGTATATCGAACCGAGATATTCCGTTTCTACGCCGTAATATCGGCATCGTATTTCAGGATCACCGTTTGCTGATGGATCGCAGTGTGTACGACAATGTCGCACTGCCGATGCGCATCGAATCGATTTCTGAAAATGAAATTAAACGTCGTGTTTCTGCGTCGTTAGATAAGACTGGTCTGCTTGATAAAGCCCGTTGTTTGCCAAGTCAGCTTTCAGGTGGTGAGCAACAACGTGTAGGGATTGCCCGTGCGGTAGTGAATCGACCAACCTTGCTGGTGGCGGATGAGCCTACGGGTAACCTTGACCCTGAGTTGTCTAACCGAGTCCTGCGACTGTTTGAAGAATTTAATCGTGCTGGCGTCACCATCCTACTCGCAACGCACGATATCGGGTTAGTGAACACTCGCCCACAATATCGTCATTTTGAATTGAATCAAGGTTTCCTAAGCGAGGTAGAAGACTATGGCAGGTAA